A stretch of the Tannerella serpentiformis genome encodes the following:
- a CDS encoding lytic transglycosylase domain-containing protein: MRTKQFTACFLAAGLISLTACFPVQSQNSEQPRQDDGWITSPEVPEKVTFCGQTIDLTRYNMYESMDRELSSLAYFHSTTMLTIKRANRYFPIIVPILKANGVPEDFKYLAVVESHLDPRIVSPARAAGMWQFLESAGREYGLTITPSVDERYNVARATEAACRYLKDAYNKYGDWASAAASYNAGMGRISGAFASQRETSVLNLWLVEETARYVYRILATKLIFENPQKYGFSLRPRDLYAPISCDEVTVSAGIPDLVAFAKSHDITYADLKRFNPWLRDSKLISNGRSYTILIPRKQDLYYTSPNRTVYDQRWVTK, encoded by the coding sequence ATGAGAACGAAACAATTCACGGCCTGCTTCCTCGCGGCCGGACTGATCAGCCTGACGGCCTGCTTCCCCGTCCAATCGCAAAACTCCGAACAGCCCCGACAGGACGACGGCTGGATCACCTCGCCCGAGGTGCCGGAGAAGGTCACCTTCTGCGGTCAGACGATTGACCTGACCCGATATAACATGTACGAGTCCATGGACCGCGAGCTGAGCAGCCTGGCCTACTTCCACTCCACCACGATGCTGACCATCAAGCGCGCCAACCGCTACTTCCCCATCATCGTGCCTATCCTGAAGGCCAATGGAGTGCCAGAGGACTTCAAGTATCTGGCCGTCGTAGAGAGCCATCTCGACCCGCGCATCGTATCGCCAGCGCGCGCCGCAGGCATGTGGCAGTTCTTGGAATCAGCCGGACGGGAATATGGCCTGACGATCACGCCCAGCGTGGACGAGCGTTACAACGTGGCCCGCGCCACGGAGGCCGCCTGCCGCTACCTCAAGGACGCCTACAATAAATACGGTGACTGGGCCTCGGCCGCCGCATCGTACAACGCGGGCATGGGGCGCATCTCGGGCGCCTTCGCCTCACAACGCGAGACGTCCGTGCTGAACCTCTGGCTCGTCGAGGAGACGGCGCGCTACGTCTATCGCATCCTGGCCACGAAGCTCATCTTCGAGAACCCGCAGAAATACGGCTTCTCGCTCCGCCCACGCGACCTCTACGCGCCCATCTCCTGCGACGAGGTGACGGTCTCGGCCGGTATCCCCGATTTGGTAGCCTTCGCCAAGTCGCACGACATCACCTACGCCGACCTCAAGCGTTTCAACCCCTGGCTGCGCGACTCGAAGCTCATCTCCAATGGCCGCAGCTACACCATCCTCATTCCCCGCAAACAAGACCTCTATTACACCTCCCCCAACCGCACCGTCTACGACCAGCGCTGGGTGACGAAGTGA